The Xanthomonas sontii genomic sequence TGCTGGACGTGGACGAAGAGCGTCGCCGCATCTCGCTGGGCATGAAGCAGGTCGCCGCCAATCCGTGGGAGACCTTCGCCGCCACCCACAAGAAGAACGACAAGGTGTCCGGTCAGATCAAGTCGATCACCGACTTCGGCATCTTCATCGGCCTGGACGGCGGCATCGACGGCCTGGTGCACCTGTCCGACATCAGCTGGAACACCACCGGCGAAGACATCGTGCGCAACTTCAAGAAGGGCGACACGCTGGAAGCCGTGGTGCTGGCGGTGGACCCGGAGCGCGAGCGCATCAGCCTGGGCGTCAAGCAGCTGGAGCAGGATCCGTTCGGCCAGTACATGGCCGCCAACCCGAAGGGCTCGAAGGTCGAGGGCGTGGTGCGTGAAGTGGACGCCAAGGGCGCCACCATCGACCTGGCCGACGGCATCGAAGGCTACGTCGCCGCGCGCGACATCGCCAACGAGCGCGTCGACGACGCCAGCCAGCACCTGAAGGTCGGTGACAAGATCGAAGCCAAGTTCGTGGGCATGGACCGCAAGGGCCGCACCCTGCAGCTGTCGATCAAGGCCAAGGACGATGCCGAAATGCGCGAAGTGCTGGAGGAATACCAGTCCGCGTCGGGCGGCACCACCCAGCTGGGCGCGCTGCTGCGTGCGCAGCTGAACGGCAACAAGTCCGAGTAATCCGCCACACGCAGCGTTACTGGCACGGCCCGGTGTTCCCGGGCCGTGCCAGGTTGCGACCCCACTGCACGCATCCGTAAATGACCAAATCCGAGCTGATCGAAATCCTGGCGCGCAAGCAGGCGCATCTGAAGTCGGACGACGTCGATCTGGCGGTGAAGTCGTTGTTGGAAATGATGGGCGGCGCCCTGTCCGGCGGCGATCGCATCGAGATCCGCGGCTTCGGCAGCTTTTCCCTGCATTACCGGCCGCCGCGCCTGGGACGCAATCCCAAGACCGGCGAGTCCGTCGCGCTTCCCGGCAAGCACGTGCCGCATTTCAAGCCCGGCAAGGAGCTGCGCGAGCGCGTGAGCGGCGTCGTCCCGGTCGAATCCGACACGCCCTGAGCCCGGCGTCCGGCGCTTGCCGGAATCCACGCCTGTTCGGCTAATCTAGTGTCTCCCGACGCTGGAGTTGCTCATGAAGATCGCACGACTGCTGATCCTGCTGGTGTTGCTGTTGGCCGGCCTGGTCATCGGGTCGCTCAATTCGCAGCCGATCCAGATCAACTTCGTGTTCTCCAGCATCGCCACCACCTCCGGCATCGCCATCATCGTCTCGCTGTTCGCCGGCGTGCTGATCGGCGCCTCGCTGGTCCTGGCGGCCCTGGTGATCCCCCTGTATGCCAAGCTGCGTCGCGCCAACAAGGCCGCGAACGCCGCTGCCCCGGCCGTCGCGCCGGTCTCCCCCCATGCCCACCAGCCCTTGGACGGACGCTGATCTTCGATGGACTTTCTGACCGAGTGGTTCTGGTTCTTCCTGTTCCTGCCGCTGGCGGCATTGAGCGGCTGGGTGATCGGCCGCCGTGGCGGCCAGCGCCATGGCGATACCCAGGTCAGCCGGCTGTCCAGCACCTATTTCCGCGGCCTCAACTACCTGCTCAACGAGCAGCCGGACAAGGCGATCGAGCTGTTCCTGCACATCGCCGAACTGGACAAGGAAACCTTCGAGACCCAGGTCGCGCTGGGCCACCTGTTCCGTCGCCGCGGTGAGGTCGACCGCGCCATCCGCCTGCATCAGGGCCTGGTCCAGCGCGGCGATCTGAGCGACGCGCAGCGCGTGCAGGCCTTGCTGGCGCTGGGCGAGGACTACATGAAGTCGGGGCTGCTGGACCGCGCCGAAACCGTGTTCACCGAGCTGGCGCAGATCGACCAGCGTGCGCCGCAGGCGCTCAAGCACCTGATCGGCATCTACCAGGCCGAACGCGACTGGGAAAAGGCCATCGACAACGCCACCCGCTACGAAGAGGTGACCGGCGAGCCGATGGGCAAGCTGATCGCCCAGTTCGAATGCGAGCTGGCCGACCGCTACCGCGCCTCCGGCAAGAACGATCTGGCGCGGGAGGCGATCGCGCGCGCCTACCAGGCCGATGCCAAGTCGGTGCGTGCCGGCATCCTGGAAGGGCGCATCGACGTCGACGACGGCAACGACGAGGCCGCCATCCGCGCCTTCGAGCGCGCCGCGCGCCACGACCCGGACTACCTGCCGGAGATCATGCCGGCGCTGATGGAGTGCTACCGCCGCGGCAACGATCTCAGCGGCGCGCGCGCGTTCCTGTCGGAGATGACCGAGCACTACCGCGGTATCGCTCCGGTGCTGGCGCTGACCCGGCTCATGGAGTCGCAGGAAGGCATTTCCGCCGCGCGTTCCTACCTGGGCCGGCAGCTCAAGGACCGGCCGTCGGTGCGCGGCGAGTCCGCGCTGATCGACCTGACCCTGGCCGAGGGCGCCGATTCCACCGCGACCCTGCAGGATCTCAAGCACATCACCGACCAGCTGCTGGTGCGCAATCCCAGCTACCGCTGCACCCGCTGCGGCTTCGGCGCGCGCACCCACCACTGGCAATGCCCCAGCTGCAAGGAGTGGGGCACGGTCAAGCCGTTGCTCAACTACGCGGTGGTGTAGTGCCCATCGCAGGAGCCGCGCTGCTCTTGGCGCTCGGGGTGTTCAGCGCGGCCGGCACCTGGCTGTCGCGCCAGTACGCACTCAAACGCAAGCTGATGGACGCGCCGGGCGAGCGGCGCAGTCACACCGTGGCCACGCCGCGCGGCGGTGGCGCGGCGATCGTGGCGGCGGTGCTGCTGGCCTGCGGCTGGGCGGCCCTGCAATGGCCGCAGCACGGCGCGGGTATCGCCACCGTCGCCGCCGGCCTGGTGCTGGTCGCTGGCGTCGGCTGGTGGGACGACCACCGGTCGCTATCGGCGGCGCTGCGATTGCTGGTGCATGCGGTCGCCGCGACCCTGCTGGCTGCACTTGTCTACAAGGCGAGCCAACCGCTGTGGATCGTCGCGCTGGTGTGGTTGGCGACGGTTTCGCTAATCAATATCTGGAATTTCATGGACGGCATCAATGGCCTGGCCAGCAGCCAGGCGATGCTCGCCGCCCTGGGATTCGCCTGCCTGCTGCCGGCGCCGCTGCGCTGGCCGTGCTGGGTGCTGCTGGTGGCCTGCGCGGGATTTTTGCCGTTCAACTACCCCCGGGCGCGCATTTTCCTCGGCGATGTCGGCAGTGGCGCGCTTGGCTACCTGATCGCCGCGCTGTTCGCCTGGTGCCTCGTCGCCGGCGGCCAGGCGCCCTGGCTGCCGGCATTGCCGCTGTCGGCCTTTGCCATCGACGCAGGCTTCACGCTCGTCTCGCGCATGCTCGCCGGCGAACGCTGGTGGCAACCGCACGCGCAACATTTTTACCAGCGTTGGGTACACACCGGCAGTAGCCATACTGTCGTCACGCTCGCCTACGGTCTGTTCAGCATTGTCGCGATTACAATTGCGCGGCTGGGCAGGCCCCTGGATGCGGGCACGCAGGCTGGTCTGACGATCGCCTGGTTCTGTTCGGCAGGTGTGCTTTGGCTGGCCTTGCGCAACCGGATGCGCCGAACTCTCACGGATCACTGATGCTTTCCACGCGCGACCGAGTCACCGAGTTGTTTCCCAAGGCCTCCGTGGTCCTCCACGATCTGGCCATCGTCTGGGTCTGTTGGCAATTGCTGCACGCCGCGCGCTACACCATGCTTCCCGGCGAGCATCCGTTGCCGCTGTGGAACCTCAACACCGCCATCGTGCTGGTGGCCCAGGGGCTGGTGTTCTGGAAGGTGGGCCTGTACCGCGGCCTGTGGCGCTTCGCCAGCGTTCCCGACCTGCTCAATATCTTCAAGGCCAGCTTCTATGGCCTGGTGGCGATCGTGCTGGGGCTGGCCTACAGCCGCTTCGACGCGATCCCGCTGTCGGTGCTGATGGTGTATCCGTTCGCGCTGTCGGCGCTGCTGGGCGCACCGCGCCTGCTGTACCGCGCCTGGAAGGATTATCAGATCGCGCACTCGGACGATACGGCGCGGCGGGTGTTGATCGTCGGCGCAGGCCGCGCGGCCGAGGCGCTGGTACGCGACCTGCGCCGTTCCGGCGCCTATCATCCGGTCGGCTTCGTCGACGACGCCGGCCATCTGCACGGCGCCAAGCTGCAGGGCCTGCCGATCCTCGGCCGCATCGACGAAGCCGGCGCGATCGCCAAGGAAACCGCGGCCAAGCTGCTGGTCATCGCGATTCCGTCGCTGGACGCGGCCGGCATGCAGCGCGTCGTGGCGATCTGCGAAAGCACCGGCCTGCCGTTCCGCACCGTGCCGCGCCTGCTCGATGTGCTCGACGGCCATTACCTGCCGGGCGAACTGAAGGAGGTCGCGATCGAGGACCTGCTCGGGCGCAAGCCGGTGACCCCGGACTGGAAGCTGATCAAGGGTTGGTTGTCCGGGCGGACCGTGTTGGTCACCGGCGCGGGCGGCTCGATCGGCTCGGAACTGTGCCGTCAGTGCGCGCGTCACGGTGCGCATAAGATCGTGCTGCTGGAGATCAACGAGCTGGCGCTGATTACCATCCATGCCGACCTGCACCGGACCTTCCCCGATCTGGAGATCGACTGCGTGCTCGGCGATTGCGGCGATCCGGCGGTGATCCGCCACGCCATGCAGGTGGCCGAGCCGGACGCGGTGTTCCATGCCGCCGCCTACAAGCAGGTGCCGCTGCTGGAGCGGCAGTGTCGCGAGGCGGTGCGCAACAATGTGCTGGCCACCGAGAACGTGGCGCGCGCCTGTGTCGCGGCCAAGGTCTCGACCTTCGTGTTCATTTCCACCGACAAGGCGGTCAATCCGGTCAACCTGCTCGGCGCCTCCAAGCGCTACGCCGAAATGGTGTGCCAGTCGCTGGACGACCAGGCGGTGAGCACGCGCTTCGTCACCGTGCGCTTTGGCAACGTGCTGGACTCGGCCGGCAGCGTGGTGCCGCTGTTCCGCGAGCAGATCCGCCAGGGCGGCCCGGTGACGGTCACCGATCCGCAGGTGACGCGCTACTTCATGACCATTCCCGAAGCCAGCCAGCTGATCGTGCAGGCGGCGGCCTCGGCGTCGCATGGCGCCATCTATACGCTGGATATGGGCGAGCCGGTTCCGATCCGACTGCTTGCCGAGCAGATGATCCGCCTGGCGGGCAAGCAGCCCGGGCGCGACATCGCTATCGTCTATACCGGCCTGCGTCCGGGAGAGAAGCTGCACGAGACGCTGTTCTACGCCGACGAGAACTACCGGCCCACCTCGCATCCGAAGATCCTCGAGGCCGGCGTGCGCAGCTTCTCGCGCGAGGACGTGCTGCGCGGCGTGCAGCAGTTGCGCGCCGCCGTGGCCGACTACGACAGCGACACCATCGAGAAGGTGTTGCGCATGACCATGCCGGAGTTCGCGCCCTTGCGTCAGCAAGACGGTCACGACGGCTCCGCTACCATCGTTCCATTCCCCGCACGCGAGGCCAGAAGGCTCTGATGAGCAAGAGAATCCGCAAGGCAGTATTCCCGGTGGCAGGTTTGGGTACCCGCTTCCTTCCCGCCACCAAGACCGTTCCCAAGGAAATGCTGCCGATCATCGATCGGCCGCTGATCCAGTATGCCGTGGATGAGGCGATCGAAGCCGGGTGCGACACCCTGATCTTCGTCACCAACCGCTACAAGCACGCGGTCGCGGATTATTTCGACAAGGCCTACGAACTGGAGCAGAAGCTGGAGCGTGCCGGCAAGCACGAGCAGCTGGAAATGATCCGCCACGTGCTGCCGGACGGCGTGCGCGCGGTCTTCGTGACCCAGGCCGAAGCGCTGGGCCTGGGCCACGCCGTGCTGTGCGCCAAGTCGGTCATCGGGGACGAGCCGTTCGCGGTGCTGCTGCCGGACGACCTGATCTGGAACCGTGGCGACGGCGCGCTGAAGCAGATGGCCGATCTCAACGAACGCAGCGGCGCCAGCGTGATCGCGGTGGAAGACGTGCCGCACGAGAATACCGCCAGCTACGGCATCGTGGCTACCGAGGCCTTCGACGGCCGCAAGGGCCGCATCGCGCAGATCGTAGAGAAGCCCAAGCCGGAAGACGCGCCGAGCGATCTGGCGGTTGTCGGGCGCTACGTGCTCAGCTCGAAGATCTTCGAACTGCTGGAAAGCACCGGCACCGGTGCGGGCGGCGAGATCCAGCTGACCGACGCCATCGCCGCGCTGCTGAAGAGCGAGGAAGTGGACGCCTACCGTTTCGAGGGCACCCGTTTCGACTGCGGTACCCACCTGGGCCTGGTCGAGGCGACCATCCGGTTTGCGCTGGAGAACAAGAAGCTGGCCAAGCCGGCGCGTGAGAAGCTGACCCAGATGCTCGCCGAGGAGTAAGCCTGGTGCCGTGCGCCGCTGTGGGTGGCGCACGGGTCAATGAGCTTCAGGCACTGATCCGATCCAGATAGGCGAATCAGGTGACAAACAGAAAAAGGCAGCCGTGAGGCTGCCTTTTTCTGTTTTTGCGCTGGTCTGACAACAACGCTTGGTGCCGGACCCTCACCCCAACCCCTCTCCCGGTGGGAGAGGGGCTATAGCTGTTCCCTTTTCCCATCGGGACCATGGTGTCCTTTGGGGAAAGGTGGCCCACAGAAACGGACGAGGGTAGGGGAGCGCATGCTTACAGTGCTTCGATGATCCCCGCCGCGCCCATGCCGGTGCCGATGCACATGGTGACCATGCCGTACTTCTGCTTGTGGCGACGCAGGCCGTGCACCAGGGTCGCGGTGCGGATCGCGCCGGTGGCGCCGAGCGGATGGCCCAGGGCGATGGCGCCGCCCAGCGGGTTGACCTTGGACGGATCCAGGCCGCTGTCGCGGATCACCGCCAGCGACTGCGCGGCGAAGGCTTCGTTGAGCTCGATCCAGTCCAACTGGTCCTTGCTCAGGCCGGCCTGCTTGAGCGCCTTCGGAATCGCCTCGATCGGGCCGATGCCCATCACTTCCGGACGCACGCCGGCCACCGAGAAGCTGACGAAGCGGGCCAGCGGGGTCAGCCCGTAGTCCTTGATCGCCTGCTCGGAGGCCAGCAGTACCGCACCGGCGCCGTCGCTCATCTGCGAGGAGTTGCCGGCGGTGACGCTGCCGCCGAACTGGCCGTTGCGGAACACCGGGCGCAGCTTGGCCAGGCCTTCGATCGAGCTGTCCGGACGCGGGCCTTCGTCGGTGTCGACCAGCTTCTTGCGCAGGGCGATGACGTTGCCGGCCAGGTCGGGCTGGTGCGAGAGGATCTCGTAGGGGCTGATCTCGTCGCGGAACTCGCCGGCGGCGATCGCGGCGATGGCCTTCTGGTGCGAGGCGAGGGCGAAGGCATCCTGGTCCTCGCGCGACACCTTCCATTCCTCGGCCACCTTCTCGGCGGTGATGCCCATGCCGTAGGCGATGGCCACGTGGTCGTCGGCGAACACGCTCGGCGACAGCGCGACCTTGTTGCCCATCATCGGCACCATCGACATCGATTCGGTGCCGCCGGCCAGCATCAGGTCGGCGTTGCCCAGGCGGATCTGGTCGGCGGCCAGCGCCACCGCCTGGATGCCCGAGGAGCAGAAGCGGTTGATGGTCTGCCCGGCCACCGAGTTCGGCAGGCCGGCCAGCAGCACGCCGATGCGCGCCACGTTCATGCCTTGCTCGCCCTCGGGCATCGCGCAGCCGATGATCGCGTCGTCGATGCGCGAGGTGTCGATGCCCGGCGCCTGCGCCACCACCGCGCGCAGCACGTGCGCCAGCATGTCGTCGGGACGGGTGTTGCGGAACATGCCCTTGGGCGCCTTGCCGACCGGGGTGCGGGTGGCGGCGACGATGTAGGCTTCCTGGATCTGTTTGCTCATGGCTTTCTCCGAAAGCCGGGAATGGGGAATGGGGAGTCGGGAATCGTGAAGCGATTCGCGCGATCTGCAGCAGTCCTATTTCCGGCAGAAAATTAGGGGGAGAAGGAGGAGCCGGGAATGCGTTTCCATTCCCGATTCCCCATTCCCGATTCTCAGTTCCTAAGCGGCTTGCCCGTCTTCAGCATGTGCCCGATGCGCGCCTGGGTCTTTTCCTGCTGGGCCAGTTCGACGAAGTGCTTGCGCTCGAGCTTGAGCAGCCATTCCTCGTCCACCAGCGCGCCGCGGTCGACCTCGCCGCCGCACAGCACGGTGGCGATGCGGGTGGCGATCTCGTAGTCGTATTCGCTGATGAAGCGGCCTTCCAGCATGTTGACCAGCAGCATCTTGAAGGTGGCGATGCCGACGTCGCCAGCGACCTGGATGCGTCGGGCCGGCAGCGGCGGGCGGTAGCCGCCCTCGGCCAGGGCGCGCGCCTCGGCCTTGGCGATGTACAGCGATTCGTAGCTGTTGAACACCACCTTGTCGGTGCCGCGCAGCAGGCCCAGTTCCTTGGCGTTGACCGCCGAGGTGGAAACCTTGGCCATGGCCACGGTCTCGAAGGTCTTCTTCAGCTCGGCGAACACGTCGCCGCCCGGACCCGCCGCCTGCGCCGCGCGCACCGCGATCTCCTTGAGGCCGCCACCGGCCGGCAGCAGGCCCACGCCGGCCTCGACCAGGCCGATGTAGCTCTCCAGCGCGGCCACGGTCTTGGCGCTGTGCATCTGGAACTCGCAACCGCCGCCCAGCGCCAGCCCGCGCACCGCCGCGACCACCGGCACCAGCGAGTACTTGATGCGCTGGCTGGTGGCCTGGAAGTTGGCGACCATCGCCTCGAACGCATCGACCTTGCCGGCCTGCAGCAGGCCCAGCGCGCCGGCCAGGTCGGCGCCGGCGGAGAAGGGTTCCTTGTGCTGCCACAGCACCAGGCCCTTGAAGTCCTTCTCGGCGCGGCCCACCGCTTCCTGCAGGCCGTCCAGCACCTGGTCGGAGACGGTGTTCATCTTGGTCTTGAAGCTGACCACGGCGATGTCGTCGCCGTCGTGCCACATGCGCAGGCCGTCGTTCTCGAACACGGTCTCGCCCTGCGCGAACTTCTCGCCCAGCAGCGGATCGGGGAAGCGCTGGCGCTTGTACACCGGCAGCGCCGAGCGCGGCAGCTTGGCGTCGCGCGCCGGGCTGTACGAACCTTCGGCGGCGTGCACGCCGTCGCGGCCATCGAACACCCAGTTCGGCAGCGGCGCGCTGCTCATGCTCTTGCCGGCGGCGATGTCGTCGGCGATCCACTGCGCGACCTGCTTCCAGCCCGCGGCCTGCCAGGTCTCGAACGGACCCAGCGCCCAGCCGTAGCCCCAGCGGATCGCCAGGTCCACGTCGCGCGCGGTTTCGGCGATGTCGGCCAGGTGGTAGGCGCTGTAGTGGAACAGGTCGCGGAAGGTCGCCCACAGGAACTGCGCCTGCGGATGCTGGCTCTCGCGCAGCTTGGCGAACTTCTCGGCCGGGTTCTTGATCTTCAGGATCTCGACCACTTCCGGTGCGGCGGCGCGGTCGGCCGGGCGGTAGTCCTGCTTCTGCAGGTCCAGCACCACGATGTCCTTGCCGACCTTGCGGAAGATGCCGGCGCCGGTCTTCTGGCCCAGCGCGCCCTTGCCGATCAGCGCCTCCAGCCACTTCGGCGCCTTGAAGAAGGCATGCCACGGATCGTTCGGCAGGGTGTCGCCCATGGTCTTGATGACGTGGGCCATGGTGTCCAGGCCGACCACGTCGGAGGTGCGGTAGGTGGCCGACTTCGGGCGGCCGACCAGCGGGCCGGTGAGACCGTCGACCTCGTCGAAGCCCAGGCCGAACTGCTCGGTGTGGTGGATGGTGGACAGGATCGAGAACACGCCGATGCGGTTGCCGATGAAGTTCGGGGTGTCCTTGGCGTAGACCACGCCCTTGCCCAGGGTGGTGACCAGGAAGCTCTCCAGGCCTTCCAGCACCGCCGGCTCGGTGTGCTTGGCCGGGATCAGCTCGGCCAGGTGCATGTAGCGCGGCGGGTTGAAGAAGTGCACGCCGCAGAAGCGGTGGCGCAGCTGTTCCGGCAGCACGTCGGACAGGGCGTTGATGCCCAGGCCGGAGGTGTTGGAGGCCAGCACCGCATGGTCGGCCACGAACGGCGCGATCTTCTTGTAGAGGTCCTGTTTCCAGTCCATGCGCTCGGCGATGGCTTCGATGATCAGGTCGCAGCCGCGCAGCTGCTCCAGGCCGGAGTCGTAGTTGGCCGGGGTGATGGCCTCGGCCAGCGCGGTGCTGGCCAGCGGCGCCGGGCTGAGCTTGGTCAGGTTGGCGATCGCCTTGAGCACCACGCCATCGGCGGGGCCTTCCTTGGCGGGGAGGTCGAACAGCACGGTGTCGACGCCGGCGTTGGTCAGGTGCGCAGCGATCTGCGCACCCATCACGCCCGCGCCCAGGACGGCGGCACGGCGGACGAGCAGGGGATTGGACATAGCGATCAGCCTCTGTGGGTCAACGTTTGCGGGATCAGGGAACCGAATGGGCGAGGAAGCCGGCTTCGGCGAAACGGATGAGTTCGCGGGCGGCGTGGGCACGGTGCGCGCCCTCGCTG encodes the following:
- a CDS encoding integration host factor subunit beta, with amino-acid sequence MTKSELIEILARKQAHLKSDDVDLAVKSLLEMMGGALSGGDRIEIRGFGSFSLHYRPPRLGRNPKTGESVALPGKHVPHFKPGKELRERVSGVVPVESDTP
- a CDS encoding LapA family protein; translation: MKIARLLILLVLLLAGLVIGSLNSQPIQINFVFSSIATTSGIAIIVSLFAGVLIGASLVLAALVIPLYAKLRRANKAANAAAPAVAPVSPHAHQPLDGR
- the lapB gene encoding lipopolysaccharide assembly protein LapB translates to MDFLTEWFWFFLFLPLAALSGWVIGRRGGQRHGDTQVSRLSSTYFRGLNYLLNEQPDKAIELFLHIAELDKETFETQVALGHLFRRRGEVDRAIRLHQGLVQRGDLSDAQRVQALLALGEDYMKSGLLDRAETVFTELAQIDQRAPQALKHLIGIYQAERDWEKAIDNATRYEEVTGEPMGKLIAQFECELADRYRASGKNDLAREAIARAYQADAKSVRAGILEGRIDVDDGNDEAAIRAFERAARHDPDYLPEIMPALMECYRRGNDLSGARAFLSEMTEHYRGIAPVLALTRLMESQEGISAARSYLGRQLKDRPSVRGESALIDLTLAEGADSTATLQDLKHITDQLLVRNPSYRCTRCGFGARTHHWQCPSCKEWGTVKPLLNYAVV
- a CDS encoding glycosyltransferase family 4 protein, yielding MPIAGAALLLALGVFSAAGTWLSRQYALKRKLMDAPGERRSHTVATPRGGGAAIVAAVLLACGWAALQWPQHGAGIATVAAGLVLVAGVGWWDDHRSLSAALRLLVHAVAATLLAALVYKASQPLWIVALVWLATVSLINIWNFMDGINGLASSQAMLAALGFACLLPAPLRWPCWVLLVACAGFLPFNYPRARIFLGDVGSGALGYLIAALFAWCLVAGGQAPWLPALPLSAFAIDAGFTLVSRMLAGERWWQPHAQHFYQRWVHTGSSHTVVTLAYGLFSIVAITIARLGRPLDAGTQAGLTIAWFCSAGVLWLALRNRMRRTLTDH
- a CDS encoding nucleoside-diphosphate sugar epimerase/dehydratase is translated as MLSTRDRVTELFPKASVVLHDLAIVWVCWQLLHAARYTMLPGEHPLPLWNLNTAIVLVAQGLVFWKVGLYRGLWRFASVPDLLNIFKASFYGLVAIVLGLAYSRFDAIPLSVLMVYPFALSALLGAPRLLYRAWKDYQIAHSDDTARRVLIVGAGRAAEALVRDLRRSGAYHPVGFVDDAGHLHGAKLQGLPILGRIDEAGAIAKETAAKLLVIAIPSLDAAGMQRVVAICESTGLPFRTVPRLLDVLDGHYLPGELKEVAIEDLLGRKPVTPDWKLIKGWLSGRTVLVTGAGGSIGSELCRQCARHGAHKIVLLEINELALITIHADLHRTFPDLEIDCVLGDCGDPAVIRHAMQVAEPDAVFHAAAYKQVPLLERQCREAVRNNVLATENVARACVAAKVSTFVFISTDKAVNPVNLLGASKRYAEMVCQSLDDQAVSTRFVTVRFGNVLDSAGSVVPLFREQIRQGGPVTVTDPQVTRYFMTIPEASQLIVQAAASASHGAIYTLDMGEPVPIRLLAEQMIRLAGKQPGRDIAIVYTGLRPGEKLHETLFYADENYRPTSHPKILEAGVRSFSREDVLRGVQQLRAAVADYDSDTIEKVLRMTMPEFAPLRQQDGHDGSATIVPFPAREARRL
- the galU gene encoding UTP--glucose-1-phosphate uridylyltransferase GalU, which produces MSKRIRKAVFPVAGLGTRFLPATKTVPKEMLPIIDRPLIQYAVDEAIEAGCDTLIFVTNRYKHAVADYFDKAYELEQKLERAGKHEQLEMIRHVLPDGVRAVFVTQAEALGLGHAVLCAKSVIGDEPFAVLLPDDLIWNRGDGALKQMADLNERSGASVIAVEDVPHENTASYGIVATEAFDGRKGRIAQIVEKPKPEDAPSDLAVVGRYVLSSKIFELLESTGTGAGGEIQLTDAIAALLKSEEVDAYRFEGTRFDCGTHLGLVEATIRFALENKKLAKPAREKLTQMLAEE
- a CDS encoding acetyl-CoA C-acyltransferase, whose protein sequence is MSKQIQEAYIVAATRTPVGKAPKGMFRNTRPDDMLAHVLRAVVAQAPGIDTSRIDDAIIGCAMPEGEQGMNVARIGVLLAGLPNSVAGQTINRFCSSGIQAVALAADQIRLGNADLMLAGGTESMSMVPMMGNKVALSPSVFADDHVAIAYGMGITAEKVAEEWKVSREDQDAFALASHQKAIAAIAAGEFRDEISPYEILSHQPDLAGNVIALRKKLVDTDEGPRPDSSIEGLAKLRPVFRNGQFGGSVTAGNSSQMSDGAGAVLLASEQAIKDYGLTPLARFVSFSVAGVRPEVMGIGPIEAIPKALKQAGLSKDQLDWIELNEAFAAQSLAVIRDSGLDPSKVNPLGGAIALGHPLGATGAIRTATLVHGLRRHKQKYGMVTMCIGTGMGAAGIIEAL
- a CDS encoding 3-hydroxyacyl-CoA dehydrogenase/enoyl-CoA hydratase family protein, producing the protein MSNPLLVRRAAVLGAGVMGAQIAAHLTNAGVDTVLFDLPAKEGPADGVVLKAIANLTKLSPAPLASTALAEAITPANYDSGLEQLRGCDLIIEAIAERMDWKQDLYKKIAPFVADHAVLASNTSGLGINALSDVLPEQLRHRFCGVHFFNPPRYMHLAELIPAKHTEPAVLEGLESFLVTTLGKGVVYAKDTPNFIGNRIGVFSILSTIHHTEQFGLGFDEVDGLTGPLVGRPKSATYRTSDVVGLDTMAHVIKTMGDTLPNDPWHAFFKAPKWLEALIGKGALGQKTGAGIFRKVGKDIVVLDLQKQDYRPADRAAAPEVVEILKIKNPAEKFAKLRESQHPQAQFLWATFRDLFHYSAYHLADIAETARDVDLAIRWGYGWALGPFETWQAAGWKQVAQWIADDIAAGKSMSSAPLPNWVFDGRDGVHAAEGSYSPARDAKLPRSALPVYKRQRFPDPLLGEKFAQGETVFENDGLRMWHDGDDIAVVSFKTKMNTVSDQVLDGLQEAVGRAEKDFKGLVLWQHKEPFSAGADLAGALGLLQAGKVDAFEAMVANFQATSQRIKYSLVPVVAAVRGLALGGGCEFQMHSAKTVAALESYIGLVEAGVGLLPAGGGLKEIAVRAAQAAGPGGDVFAELKKTFETVAMAKVSTSAVNAKELGLLRGTDKVVFNSYESLYIAKAEARALAEGGYRPPLPARRIQVAGDVGIATFKMLLVNMLEGRFISEYDYEIATRIATVLCGGEVDRGALVDEEWLLKLERKHFVELAQQEKTQARIGHMLKTGKPLRN